In Lodderomyces elongisporus chromosome 1, complete sequence, a genomic segment contains:
- the GRP1 gene encoding Cinnamyl-alcohol dehydrogenase Flavonol reductase/cinnamoyl-CoA reductase — translation MTFHRICITMTKVFITGASGFIAQHIVKLLVSKGYEVIGTVRSSAKGAQLSQQAEKTQINNNKSDPNVTSGSFTYVVVPDIAAPNAFDKALEQHPDITYLIHTASPFTYDTTDPENDLVLPAINGTRNILESATNNCRSLKKIVLTSSDAAIYSNIAERNNQLSFNEESWNDVKYEDAIKDAVGGYYGAKSFAEKLAWDFVDEQKPNWDLVAVNPSYVFGPQAYTCDPRHLNTSNALIGDLLEKKEGRGSSEFENEIGGYIDVRDVAQAHVYAMEDVDKKCIGKRLFLNNGQFSVQMMLDVINDKFPELGLIKGSPGSGVNDIKVLAKVDNSATKTILPWQFMKLDEIVVDTVQQILDYQNVKNVL, via the exons atGAC tttccATC gaATCTGTATCACCATGACAAAAGTATTCATTACTGGAGCCTCTGGGTTTATTGCCCAACATATTGTAAAGCTTCTTGTTTCCAAAGGCTACGAAGTCATCGGCACGGTTAGATCACTGGCAAAAGGTGCTCAATTGTCACAACAAGCTGAAAAAACACagatcaacaacaacaagagcgACCCAAATGTGACCAGTGGAAGTTTCACGTACGTTGTAGTTCCCGACATTGCAGCTCCCAATGCTTTTGACAAGGCACTTGAACAGCACCCAGATATCACATATTTGATCCATACAGCCTCCCCATTCACTTATGATACAACTGACCCGGAAAATGATCTTGTTCTTCCTGCAATCAATGGTACCCGCAACATTCTTGAATCTGCTACAAACAATTGCCGCAGCTTAAAGAAGATAGTTTTGACATCATCGGATGCTGCAATCTATTCCAACATTGCCGAACGAAACAATCAATTAAGCTTTAACGAGGAGAGCTGGAATGATGTAAAGTATGAAGATGCAATTAAGGATGCTGTTGGTGGTTACTATGGTGCAAAATCGTTTGCTGAGAAACTTGCATGGGACTTTGTAGATgaacaaaaaccaaattggGATTTGGTCGCGGTGAATCCAAGTTATGTGTTTGGACCTCAAGCATACACTTGTGATCCTCGCCATTTGAACACTTCAAACGCGTTGATTGGTGATTTGTTGGAGAAAAAGGAAGGTCGCGGCAGTTCCGAGTTTGAGAATGAGATTGGTGGGTACATCGATGTGAGGGATGTTGCCCAAGCCCACGTTTATGCAATGGAGGACGTCGACAAAAAATGTATTGGTAAGAGATTATTTTTGAACAATGGTCAATTTAGTGTTCAAATGATGCTCGATGTGATAAATGACAAATTTCCAGAGTTAGGTTTGATTAAAGGTCTGCCAGGTAGTGGGGTCAACGATATCAAGGTACTTGCAAAAGTCGATAATAGTGCAACCAAAACCATCTTGCCTTGGCAGTTTATGAAATTGGatgaaattgttgttgacacCGTGCAACAAATACTCGATTATCAGAATGTAAAAAATGTTCTATGA